The DNA window GCCGTTTGTAAAATTAAGTTAGAAAAATAGAAAAGCCATTTGTGGTAGACTTTTAAATACCCCTAAACAAAAGAAAGGAAACCACAAATGACTTACACCCATCTTACCACAAACGAGCTGACAATCATCGCCCATTCTTTCGTGCAAAAGCTTAAAGCGTACCGAGTGGCCCAAATGATCAAACGTTGCGCCGAAACCGTTTATCGCGTTTATCGTTACCTGGAAACCGGTGCCTCAATTGCTGATTATCAAGATCACTATATGCGCAATAAGCAACGTTGTGGCCGAAAACGTACTCAGTTGTCACTGGCTGAACTCACTTATATCAACGACAAAATTGCCCAGGGGTGGACGCCTGATACCATTATTGGGCGCGCTGAGCGCCCAATTAGTTGTAACCGGCGAACTCTTTACCGGATGTTTGAACGTGGCCAGTTCGGCTTCGATGTCCGTTCCTTGCCGATGCGAGGTAAGCGGCACCCGAATGGCTATGTCGAGCGCCGTGGGAAGGCTGGCCAATTGGGGCGAAGTATTCACGAGCGTGCCAAGGACTTTCCGCACTATGCCACTGAATTTGGGCACCTTGAAGCTGATACCGTCCAAGGCAAAAAGCACCAAGGGGCGGTAATGACCCTGACCGAACGCCAATCGAAGGTCGAAATTGTACTCAATGTGCACGAAAAGACGGCTGATGCGATTAACCAACACTTAAGTCAGTGGCTTCGGAAATTCCCGCGGCACTTCTTCAAATCGATTACCTTTGACAACGGAAAAGAATTCGCCGGCTGGCGCGAGATTGCCAATCAATTTGACCTTCACACTTACTTTGCCGAGGTTGGTGCTCCCAATCAACGAGGGCTGAACGAAAACAACAACGGTCTTTTACGCCGGGATGGCTTAACGAAACAGCTAGATTTCCGCAATCTTCCTGATGAATTGGTAACCCAACTGATGAGTAAGCGAAATAACCTGCCCCGTAAATCACTAGGCTATCGAACTCCATATGAAGTATTCATGTCTTACGTCACTGATGAGCAACTATTTTCTTTCTAACTTAAATTGACATTTCGGGGTTTTAAATTTTTTAGTGCATTTTTAGAATTTATCCGTATTTAAATAATAGGGAGGTTAAAATATGCCGAGTTTTGAAGAAGAATTAACAAGAATAATTCGCAAGCAACCGAGTGACCTATACATCTTACCTCATGATAGGTATTATCAATTATCCTTAGCGATAAAGGGGATCCTATTTCCTTTTAAACAGGTTACACGTGACTATGGTCAACGTTTTATCTCATACTTAAAATATTGCGCCAATATGGCAGTTAGTGAGCATCGACGACCCCAGCTAGGCGCTTTTAAATTTACTTATGGTCACCAAAAGATCAATTTACGTTTATCAAGTGTTGGTGATTATCAAGGGAGGGAATCACTAGTTATTCGCTTTATATATCCCCTTAATGATATTAGGTTTAATTTTTTAATTCCTCATCAGTGGGAAATATTACAGAAGTACCGTCAACAAAGAGGTTTGATTCTTTTTGCCGGGCCAATGGGGGCTGGTAAAACAACTACCATGTATCAGCTTGCTCGACAGCTATTGCCGAAACAAATTGTATTAACAATTGAGGATCCCGTAGAAATTGATCATCCGGGATTTATCCAATTGCAAGTAAATGAATTAGCGGGAATGGACTATGAAAGTTTATTAAAATTGGGATTACGGCATCGCCCAGATGTGTTTATCATTGGAGAAATCCGTGATTCACAGACAGCGGCGATGTCAGTCCAAGCCGCATTAAGTGGTCACTTAGTTTTGGGAACTATCCATGCTCAAAATGCTTATGGCGTTGTTTCTCGTCTTCAACAATTAGGGATAGATTCTTATTATCTTAAGCAAGTATTAACGGCGGTATCTTATCAGCGTTTAATTCCGTTGGTGAATGGAGAACAAGCCATCTTATGTGACCTGTTAAATCGGCATCAATTTAGTGATTTGCTCAATGGCACCAAGAAAGGAGGAATGTCTGATGAATGGTCAAAAGCTCTTCAGCAGGCTGCGGAAAATGGAAAAATTACGGAGAATACTGCACGTCAATACCAACAAGGTTAAATTCAATCATCAGCAACAAGCAAATTTTTTCCTTTTATTAGCAGATTTGTTAAGTGTTGGTTTTTCTATCAGAGAAGCACTTGGTTTTATCAAGGCTGTCGAACCGAAGCTAGCTCCTTGGCTTGCTTTTATAGACAGCCGAATGCAAAAGGGAGCAAGTTTTGCCCAGAGCCTGCAGCCAGAAGTAAAAGACGATTTATTTTATCAATTACTATTAGCAGAAAAGCATGGTAATTTAACAAAAACATTGAGTGAAGTAGGAAAGATACTTACAGCACGAGAACGGCAACGAAAAAAATTGTTTAGTCTCCTGCAATATCCGCTAATTCTTTTAGGAATGTTAGGAATGGTGATCTGTGGATTAATTTTGTTTGTTTTTCCAGAATTGAAGGTCTGGCAAGGCGAGAGGCAAACTTTGCCGCTGATTCACATGATTACGTTAGGAGCAACTTATCTTTTTACCGTTATCTTTATTAGCGCCGTATTTCAGTGGCTAAGATGGCATCAAATGAATAAGGAACAACGGCTAATTAAGATCTGTACAATGCCAATAATCGGTAAATGTTATTGTTATTATTTTCAATATTATTTAACTAGTATATTAGGATCAATGTTGCAACAAGGATTATCGTTGGCTGAAATTTGTGAGATTACCCAGAGCTTTGATAGAAAATCAATTCTTTATATTTTTGGTAACAAAATAATGACTACTATTCAACGTGATGGAGATATTTCAGAAGTGGTGGCTACCTACTCTTTTCTCCCTAATGAATTAATCGTTTTTATGAATAAGGGGGCGACCAGGGAAAATATGGGACGGGATTTAATTGTTTTCGCAAATTTAAAATTTAAGGCCCTCACAACTGCAATTGAACATTTATTGATTTTTGTTCAACCAGTTATCTTTAGCATTATTGCAATCATAATTGTTATTTTATATCTTAGTATCCTATTGCCAATTTATCATTCATTCCAAGGAGTTTATTAATGAAAATTTTAAAGAAAAAACAATCAGGCTTCACCTTGCTCGAAGCCATCATTGTTTTAGGGATAGCGGCCCTCCTTTTACTAATTACAATTCCAAATTTTACAAAAACGCGTCAAAAAATGGCTGAAGAACAATTTTGGCAATCATTGCGTCAAGATTGGCAGTGGGCGCAATTAAAGTGTGAGAATAAACATCAATTTGTTGTAATTCGCCACGACAAAAATAACGAAATGATTACTTTTCGCATAAATGATCAAACAAGAGAAACAAAAGAAATTCTTATTCCCTCGACACTGAATGTTGAGTGGTTTGGTGAACTTTATCTTACGCCAAATGGCTATACGCGTCCCTGTACCCAGCGTTTTAAATCATTAATCGATGGCCGCTATTACTACATGAAGATTCAATTAGGATGGGGAGGATACCGAATTGAGAAACGCTAAAGCAAAGGCATTTATGATGGCAGATAGTTTAATTAGTTTGCTTGTTGTAGCAATGGGGATAAATTTATTTTTTATTTGCGAAAAACAATTGTGGTTACAAAATAGAAATCTTCAGCTAAAAATGGCCGCAACGAGGTTAGGAAAAGAGGCTAGTGATTTATATGCGGTTAAAAAGCAACCAGTTATTTTAAGCCGTGGTGATTTAATCGCAAAAGCAACGGTCCAAAGGGTAGTTGTTTATAATAACGATCGATGCCTTTGTCGGGTTGAAAAATGAAGAAGGGGGCCTTTACTTTAATAGAAGCGACTTGCGCATTAATTATTTCTTCATTAGTGATTATCAATATAAGCTTAGTTACTACTAGCATGAGACAAGTAGGTAAAATGAATTTAGAATCAACGATCACTTGGCATTTGTTTTTACGGGAATTAGAATCGGTCAATCATCGTTTTGAATTAATGGAGGCCCGTGATGATCGGTTATTGCTGTACAGTCAGACAACTGATCAAAAGTATGAATTAAGAGAAAACCATGCTCTATACCTAACGTGTCAGAATAAAGGTGGTTATATGCCATTGTTAGATAACATTAAGAATCATGAATACTCGTTTACGCAACTTGATTCTCAAAGAGTATTGATTAAAGTGACAAGGAAGGATGGAGAGAAAGCAAGTGCAATTGTTAAGTTTTATCCGCCAAAATAAAAAAGAGGGTTCTATTTTATTTATAAGTATTGCCGTCCTACTTATAATTAGTTCAGTTTTATTGTTTCAATATCGATATTATCAAAATTATCAGGAAATGGGACGGGACCTTTGTTCAATTTATATTGATAAAATAAAAGATAATCTAAGAGGTCAATGAGAGTGTTATCTTGAATTTGCTAGGAATAATAGTTAAACTAATAAGGTAATGATTGTATTATTTGGAGGCGACTAGCACTGACACAGAAAACACCACAGCAATTATTTGAGCTTTTTGATAAGGCCACTGAAATTTTACAAGCAGCGTTAAATTGTTCGTATTTAGATGCGCTATTAGAAAACGCAGAAAATATTATTGACAATAATACTGTTCGTGTTGATGACGGTGTTCCTGATGAAAAAACTGTAAATGAATTGCAGAAAATATACCAAGAATTAAATTTACAAAATGTGAAGCCAGAAATTATCCGGCAAATTATCCAGCTGAGTTTTTTGAAAGTAATTCGAAAAGACGCAATTCAGGCTAATCATCAAATGACTCCTGATACAATTGGCTTAATCATGGCTTTCTTAATTGAAAAGGTTACAAAAATCAAGGAGATTAAGAATGTTTTTGATCCAGCCGTTGGGACAGCTAATTTATTAACGACTGTTATGAATCAGCTTAAAGTAAATGGAGATAAAGACATCGTTGGTTACGGAATAGATAATGACGAAGATATGTTGGAAGTTGCGAGCGTAAGTACAGAATTACAACACCTTAATGTAAAGTTGTATCATCAAGATGCTGTAACCGCTTTGGATATTCCTCAATGTGATTTAGCTATTTCTGATTTGCCAATTGGTTACTATCCGCTTGATGAAAACGCCAAAAACTATCAAACACGGGCTAAAGAGGGTCATTCATATGTTCACCATTTGTTGATTGAACAATCTATGAATTATCTTAAGCCCGGTGCATTTGGGGTATTCTTAGTGCCTAGTAGCTTGTTCCAAACTAAAGAATCACAATCATTTGTTAAATGGATTCAGTCTGTTGCTTATTTACAAGGACTTATCAATTTACCAGCGGAACTTTTTGCTAATCCGAATGCGCAAAAATCAATTTTGTTATTGCAGCGCCAAGGCGGAGATAGTAAACAAGCAGTTAAAGTTTTGCTGGGTGAGTTTCCTTCATTTAAGGATAAAGAAAAATTTGCTTCATTCATGGATGATATTAGTAAATGGGTAACAACGAATTTACGTTAAAGTCATGTGGTAATAAGTCAAGATGAAATTATCACTGACGAACTTGTTTTGACCAGATTTTTGACGCACTTAAATAAGCCTTGATACCAAGGTGTTTTAAAAATTAAGCGTCGAGAATCAAGTTATCTTCCTATACCAATTACCTCTTCTCCTGATAGATTTGATGATTTTTGAGTAGGAAGAAAATCACCCTGATAAGTTTACGTGCGGTAAGAACGAGGGCGCGTTTTGATGGTGTATGCTTCACTTCTTTATATTTAC is part of the Limosilactobacillus reuteri genome and encodes:
- the comGA gene encoding competence type IV pilus ATPase ComGA; this encodes MPSFEEELTRIIRKQPSDLYILPHDRYYQLSLAIKGILFPFKQVTRDYGQRFISYLKYCANMAVSEHRRPQLGAFKFTYGHQKINLRLSSVGDYQGRESLVIRFIYPLNDIRFNFLIPHQWEILQKYRQQRGLILFAGPMGAGKTTTMYQLARQLLPKQIVLTIEDPVEIDHPGFIQLQVNELAGMDYESLLKLGLRHRPDVFIIGEIRDSQTAAMSVQAALSGHLVLGTIHAQNAYGVVSRLQQLGIDSYYLKQVLTAVSYQRLIPLVNGEQAILCDLLNRHQFSDLLNGTKKGGMSDEWSKALQQAAENGKITENTARQYQQG
- a CDS encoding IS30 family transposase, with amino-acid sequence MTYTHLTTNELTIIAHSFVQKLKAYRVAQMIKRCAETVYRVYRYLETGASIADYQDHYMRNKQRCGRKRTQLSLAELTYINDKIAQGWTPDTIIGRAERPISCNRRTLYRMFERGQFGFDVRSLPMRGKRHPNGYVERRGKAGQLGRSIHERAKDFPHYATEFGHLEADTVQGKKHQGAVMTLTERQSKVEIVLNVHEKTADAINQHLSQWLRKFPRHFFKSITFDNGKEFAGWREIANQFDLHTYFAEVGAPNQRGLNENNNGLLRRDGLTKQLDFRNLPDELVTQLMSKRNNLPRKSLGYRTPYEVFMSYVTDEQLFSF
- a CDS encoding class I SAM-dependent methyltransferase, which encodes MTQKTPQQLFELFDKATEILQAALNCSYLDALLENAENIIDNNTVRVDDGVPDEKTVNELQKIYQELNLQNVKPEIIRQIIQLSFLKVIRKDAIQANHQMTPDTIGLIMAFLIEKVTKIKEIKNVFDPAVGTANLLTTVMNQLKVNGDKDIVGYGIDNDEDMLEVASVSTELQHLNVKLYHQDAVTALDIPQCDLAISDLPIGYYPLDENAKNYQTRAKEGHSYVHHLLIEQSMNYLKPGAFGVFLVPSSLFQTKESQSFVKWIQSVAYLQGLINLPAELFANPNAQKSILLLQRQGGDSKQAVKVLLGEFPSFKDKEKFASFMDDISKWVTTNLR
- a CDS encoding prepilin-type N-terminal cleavage/methylation domain-containing protein; translation: MKILKKKQSGFTLLEAIIVLGIAALLLLITIPNFTKTRQKMAEEQFWQSLRQDWQWAQLKCENKHQFVVIRHDKNNEMITFRINDQTRETKEILIPSTLNVEWFGELYLTPNGYTRPCTQRFKSLIDGRYYYMKIQLGWGGYRIEKR
- a CDS encoding ComGF family competence protein, whose product is MNLESTITWHLFLRELESVNHRFELMEARDDRLLLYSQTTDQKYELRENHALYLTCQNKGGYMPLLDNIKNHEYSFTQLDSQRVLIKVTRKDGEKASAIVKFYPPK
- a CDS encoding type II secretion system F family protein yields the protein MNGQKLFSRLRKMEKLRRILHVNTNKVKFNHQQQANFFLLLADLLSVGFSIREALGFIKAVEPKLAPWLAFIDSRMQKGASFAQSLQPEVKDDLFYQLLLAEKHGNLTKTLSEVGKILTARERQRKKLFSLLQYPLILLGMLGMVICGLILFVFPELKVWQGERQTLPLIHMITLGATYLFTVIFISAVFQWLRWHQMNKEQRLIKICTMPIIGKCYCYYFQYYLTSILGSMLQQGLSLAEICEITQSFDRKSILYIFGNKIMTTIQRDGDISEVVATYSFLPNELIVFMNKGATRENMGRDLIVFANLKFKALTTAIEHLLIFVQPVIFSIIAIIIVILYLSILLPIYHSFQGVY